The following coding sequences lie in one Kwoniella dendrophila CBS 6074 chromosome 10, complete sequence genomic window:
- a CDS encoding eukaryotic translation initiation factor 3 subunit I produces MKPIILQGHERSLTQIVFNSEGDLLFSASKDSVVNAWFTSNGERLGTFGGIKGDGGHNGSVWTVAVDSQSRFLITGAADNTMKLWEIATGKCLYTWEFLTAVKRVQWNEDDDTILSITEQRSGQPSIIRIYKINRDEPTLQTTTPITTMTLTGSKATVALWTPLSEYILTGHESGKIAKYDVKSGEEVNYTDESHKGEITDIQSSPDGTYFITSSKDKTARIFDSETLEEMKVFPTETPLNSACIAPLRPYVILGGGQDAMSVTTTSQRAGKFESRFWHKLFEEEVGRVKGHFGPINTLAVHPQGKAYASGAEDGFVRVHWFDETYFRSRPFGDLEPEVEV; encoded by the exons GTCACGAGCGTTCACTCACTCAAATTGTATTCAACTCTGAAGGAGATTTACTTTTTTCAGCATCGAAAGATTCAGTTGTAAATGCTTGGTTtacatcaaatggtgaaagaTTAGGTACATTCGGTGGTATAAAAGGTGATGGTGGACATAATGGTAGTGTTTGGACTGTAGCTGTTGATT CTCAATCACGATTCCTTATCACTGGAGCAGCAGATAACACAATGAAATTATGGGAGATTGCTACAGGGAAATGTTTGTATACTTGGGAATTCTTGACTGCTGTTAAGAGAGTTCAATGGAA TGAAGATGACGATACTATATTATCAATTACCGAACAACGAAGTGGACAACCATCAATAATcagaatatacaaaataaatAGAGATGAACCAACTTTAC AAACAACAACaccaataacaacaatgacaTTAACAGGATCAAAAGCAACAGTAGCATTATGGACACcattatcagaatatatTTTAACTGGACATGAATCAGGGAAAATCGCAAAATATGATGTaaaatcaggtgaagaagtaaatTATACAGATGAATCAcataaaggtgaaattacaGATATtcaatcttcacctgatggtACTTATTTTATTACTAGTAGTAAAGATAAAACTGCCAGA ATCTTTGACTCTGAAACActtgaagaaatgaaagtATTCCCAACAGAAACTCCTTTAAATAGTGCTTGTATCGCACCATTGCGACCTTAC GTAATCCTTGGTGGTGGTCAAGATGCAATGTCAGTCACAACTACATCTCAAAGAGCAGGTAAATTCGAATCTAGATTTTGGCACAAATTGtttgaagaggaagttgGTAGAGTAAAAGGTCATTT CGGTCCAATCAATACTTTGGCTGTACATCCACAAGGTAAAGCTTACGCTTCAGGTGCAGAAGATGGTTTCGTTAGAGTACATTGGTTTGATGAAACTTATTTCAGATCAAGACCTTTTGGTGACCTTGaacctgaagttgaagtatAA